A stretch of the Gossypium hirsutum isolate 1008001.06 chromosome D07, Gossypium_hirsutum_v2.1, whole genome shotgun sequence genome encodes the following:
- the LOC107933004 gene encoding probable WRKY transcription factor 17, whose amino-acid sequence MAVDLMSFPKMDDQMAIQEAATQGMKSMEHLISLLSHQSNRLDCAEVADLTVSKFKKVISLINRTGHARFRRAPIQSSSFSSSSSSAASLTVTDSHKALTRTPAPVETPPLTVNPAPVEAPSTDPASFVPLQPQSLTLDFTKPYLFSSNTKSTELEFTKESFSVSSNSSFMSSAITGDGSVSNGKQGSSLFLTPAAAVSAGKPPLSSAPFKKRCREHEHSENVSGNGKCHCSKRRKNRVKKVIRVPAISSKIADIPADEYSWRKYGQKPIKGSPYPRGYYKCSTVRGCPARKHVERATDDPSMLIVTYEGEHRHSEGAAQENMAPGVGLVVFKST is encoded by the exons ATGGCGGTGGATCTGATGAGTTTTCCTAAGATGGATGATCAGATGGCCATTCAGGAGGCTGCAACGCAAGGTATGAAGAGCATGGAGCACCTGATTAGCCTCCTTTCTCACCAGTCTAACCGACTCGACTGCGCTGAGGTTGCCGATCTCACCGTCTCTAAGTTCAAAAAGGTCATCTCACTAATTAACAGAACCGGTCACGCTCGGTTCAGACGTGCACCGATTCAGTCCTCTTCCTTTTCCTCATCGTCATCATCCGCTGCTTCTCTAACTGTTACTGATTCCCACAAGGCTCTAACTCGAACTCCTGCCCCGGTTGAAACACCGCCGCTGACCGTAAATCCGGCGCCGGTTGAAGCTCCAAGTACGGATCCTGCTAGTTTCGTTCCTTTGCAACCCCAGAGTTTAACACTCGATTTTACGAAACCTTATTTGTTTAGTTCGAACACTAAAAGCACTGAGTTGGAGTTCACAAAAGAAAGCTTCAGCGTGTCGTCGAACTCTTCGTTTATGTCTTCTGCGATCACCGGAGACGGCAGCGTTTCGAACGGGAAGCAAGGATCATCTCTATTTTTGACACCGGCGGCGGCCGTTTCCGCGGGAAAACCACCACTATCCTCTGCTCCATTCAAGAAGAGGTGCCGCGAACATGAGCACTCCGAGAACGTCTCCGGCAACGGCAAGTGTCACTGCTCAAAGCGAAG GAAAAACAGGGTGAAAAAAGTAATCAGAGTTCCAGCCATCAGTTCTAAGATCGCCGACATTCCGGCAGACGAGTATTCATGGAGGAAGTACGGTCAAAAACCGATCAAGGGCTCACCATACCCACG GGGATATTACAAGTGTAGTACGGTCAGAGGGTGTCCCGCTAGGAAACACGTGGAGCGAGCGACCGATGATCCGTCGATGTTGATTGTAACATACGAAGGGGAGCACCGGCACAGTGAAGGCGCGGCGCAGGAGAACATGGCTCCAGGTGTGGGGCTGGTAGTATTCAAGTCAACTTGA